Proteins from a genomic interval of Aureimonas sp. AU20:
- a CDS encoding amidohydrolase family protein — translation MINLSYIGLTAAGHLSMDVGELHDWRFADLREIDRVHEAFGPEIHGVKLRASNNACGANGPVVLPLAREAADRLGVPLMIHVGTAPPTIDEVLPFLREGDILAHIYNASAGGSVLDGSGRLRPAVREAMARGVRMDVGHGGSSFSFRIAERTMDQGLLPDAISSDLHAHNIDGPAGSLPEVMAKFLALGLPLIEVLRLATVSPAAVIRRPDLGRLQVGGEADLAVFRLEERGVDLVDCEGAVRRGSSSLHNVLTVCRGRVLESVEDGRTEGRRH, via the coding sequence ATGATCAACCTGTCCTATATCGGCCTCACCGCGGCCGGCCACCTGTCGATGGATGTGGGCGAGCTGCACGACTGGCGCTTTGCGGACCTGCGCGAGATCGATCGCGTGCATGAGGCGTTCGGACCCGAGATCCACGGCGTGAAGCTGCGCGCCAGCAACAACGCCTGCGGCGCGAACGGTCCGGTCGTTCTGCCGCTGGCGCGCGAGGCGGCCGACCGCCTCGGCGTGCCCCTCATGATCCATGTCGGCACCGCGCCGCCGACCATCGACGAGGTGCTGCCCTTCCTGCGCGAGGGCGACATCCTCGCCCACATCTACAATGCCAGCGCGGGCGGCTCGGTGCTCGACGGCTCGGGCCGCTTGCGCCCAGCGGTGCGCGAGGCCATGGCGCGCGGCGTGCGCATGGATGTGGGTCATGGCGGCTCGAGCTTCTCGTTCCGCATCGCCGAGCGCACCATGGACCAGGGTCTCCTACCCGACGCCATCAGCTCCGACCTCCATGCCCACAACATCGATGGCCCGGCCGGCAGCCTGCCGGAGGTGATGGCGAAGTTCCTCGCGCTCGGGCTCCCGCTGATCGAGGTCCTGCGCCTTGCCACCGTCTCGCCGGCAGCCGTCATCCGCCGCCCCGACCTCGGGCGGCTCCAGGTCGGTGGCGAGGCCGATCTGGCGGTGTTCCGCCTGGAAGAGCGCGGCGTCGATCTGGTGGACTGCGAGGGCGCCGTGCGGCGCGGCTCCTCGAGCCTTCACAACGTCCTGACCGTCTGCCGCGGCCGGGTGCTGGAAAGCGTCGAGGACGGCCGCACTGAGGGACGCCGCCACTGA
- a CDS encoding ABC transporter substrate-binding protein, translating to MWKSLIRAGLAGILSTLTLGGAAFAGEVVWWTPNFNEARARELVGKFQESHPGITVNLQITTTDGLPQRVLTALQSGAAPDIIDVQHGWVTGYAQNDLVLPLDDVLKDRSDYVPASLDYVTYDNKLWGMPYRIESLAVLYNRKHFTEAGLDPAKPPQTWEELQAAAKALTRDGRSGFAITGGGEVGNTIFRSMPFMWMNGGGILSQDGSKVLVNSLETVAAVQFYTDFYKNKLSPASTLENDGTANRRLFIAEKVSMYQAGQFDVKSIQTENPNIDIGVMTVPHPAGKDTAAVLGGWSFVVPKDARNPDEAKVLVGFLSESANQGFLTDTFPARVSAMDLPRFSDPILQVYKQMLPFGRPVPNQRNWVQISQAYFDGIQRILLGDEDAQTAMDEAAEEIEGLL from the coding sequence ATGTGGAAATCCCTGATACGTGCCGGGCTGGCGGGCATCCTCTCCACCCTGACGCTCGGCGGCGCGGCCTTTGCAGGCGAGGTCGTCTGGTGGACCCCCAACTTCAACGAGGCGCGCGCCCGCGAGCTGGTCGGGAAGTTCCAAGAGAGCCACCCCGGCATCACCGTCAATCTCCAGATCACCACTACCGACGGTCTGCCGCAGCGCGTTCTGACCGCGCTCCAGTCGGGCGCGGCGCCCGACATCATCGACGTGCAGCACGGCTGGGTCACCGGCTACGCGCAGAACGACCTCGTGCTGCCGCTCGACGACGTGCTCAAGGACCGCTCGGACTACGTGCCGGCCAGCCTCGACTACGTGACCTACGACAACAAGCTCTGGGGTATGCCCTACCGCATCGAGTCGCTGGCGGTGCTCTACAACCGGAAGCATTTCACCGAGGCCGGTCTCGACCCGGCCAAGCCCCCGCAGACCTGGGAGGAGTTGCAGGCCGCCGCCAAGGCGCTCACGCGCGACGGGCGCTCGGGCTTCGCGATCACGGGCGGCGGCGAGGTCGGCAACACGATCTTCCGCTCCATGCCCTTCATGTGGATGAACGGCGGCGGCATCCTCTCGCAGGACGGCAGTAAGGTTCTCGTGAACAGCCTGGAGACGGTGGCTGCGGTCCAGTTCTATACGGACTTCTACAAGAACAAGCTCTCGCCCGCCTCGACGCTGGAGAATGACGGCACGGCCAACCGCCGCCTGTTCATCGCCGAGAAGGTCTCGATGTACCAGGCCGGCCAGTTCGACGTGAAGTCGATTCAGACCGAGAACCCGAACATCGACATCGGCGTCATGACCGTTCCCCACCCGGCCGGCAAAGACACCGCGGCGGTGCTCGGCGGCTGGAGCTTCGTGGTTCCGAAGGACGCCAGGAACCCCGACGAGGCCAAGGTGCTGGTCGGCTTCCTGTCGGAGTCCGCCAACCAGGGCTTCCTGACCGACACCTTCCCCGCCCGCGTCAGCGCGATGGATCTGCCGCGCTTCAGCGATCCGATCCTCCAGGTCTACAAGCAGATGCTGCCCTTCGGCCGCCCGGTTCCCAACCAGCGCAACTGGGTGCAGATCAGCCAGGCCTATTTCGACGGCATCCAGCGCATCCTGCTCGGCGACGAGGACGCCCAGACCGCGATGGACGAGGCGGCCGAGGAGATCGAGGGCCTGCTGTAG
- a CDS encoding carbohydrate ABC transporter permease, producing MQSQSTGYLFILPALLVLAMLIAYPVAYTGLLSVTDSRGAFVGLDNFRRILGARATGTALLNTLWWVAGSIVFQVVLGVLTAILLNQSFRGRAVVRSITLIPWVVPGIVAATTWAWMLHTEFGIVNYMLTEPGLIAQPVGWLTNGDTVLPVMIAINVWKMFPFVAIMVLAGLQSIPNDLYEAARIDGARYWEEVWYVMLPQVRPVIVAVTLLLVIWALNHITIIYAITRGGPANRTLITPIQIFRTAFESTQFNAAAALSVMFFAVAILVVFAYIRLLAAGAAR from the coding sequence ATGCAATCCCAGTCCACGGGCTATCTCTTCATCCTGCCGGCGCTTCTCGTGTTGGCGATGCTGATCGCCTATCCCGTCGCCTATACGGGCCTTCTCAGCGTCACCGACAGCCGGGGCGCCTTCGTCGGGCTCGACAACTTCCGCCGCATCCTCGGCGCGCGCGCCACGGGCACCGCGCTTCTCAACACGCTCTGGTGGGTGGCGGGCTCGATCGTCTTCCAGGTCGTGCTTGGCGTCCTGACCGCGATCCTCCTCAACCAGAGCTTCCGGGGCCGGGCGGTGGTGCGCTCGATCACGCTGATCCCCTGGGTCGTGCCCGGCATCGTCGCGGCCACGACCTGGGCCTGGATGCTGCATACCGAGTTCGGCATCGTGAACTACATGCTGACCGAGCCGGGCCTCATCGCTCAGCCCGTCGGCTGGCTCACCAACGGCGACACCGTTCTGCCGGTGATGATCGCGATCAACGTCTGGAAGATGTTTCCCTTCGTCGCGATCATGGTTCTGGCCGGGCTCCAGTCCATCCCGAACGACCTCTACGAGGCCGCGCGCATCGACGGCGCGCGCTACTGGGAGGAGGTCTGGTACGTGATGCTGCCCCAGGTGCGCCCGGTGATCGTGGCCGTCACCCTGCTTCTCGTGATCTGGGCGCTCAACCACATCACCATCATCTACGCCATCACGCGCGGCGGTCCCGCCAACCGCACGCTGATCACCCCGATCCAAATCTTCCGCACCGCCTTCGAGAGCACGCAGTTCAACGCCGCCGCCGCCCTGTCGGTGATGTTCTTCGCGGTCGCGATCCTGGTGGTCTTCGCCTATATCCGCCTGCTCGCGGCGGGAGCGGCCCGATGA
- a CDS encoding carbohydrate ABC transporter permease, producing MSTSAAPKRPGLPLPLIWLGSLVLVLVCLFPFWWMGLSSIKTLRELYTVPPIWWPEVPSLENYRKVLFESNIPRYFLNSLVVSIGSTGLALILAIFASYGFARFDFRGKPLLQSFVLIGQLLPTAAIIVPLFITLRVLGLVNTYWGLILVYMILTLPLSVWMLTSYFRAIPMELEEAAIIDGASRLGCLFRIVLPLSVPGIVSVLVYAFVTTWNEFIFALCFATDASVKTLPIGLAEFSTEFNTDWGAVMAASVIMTLPIALLFLSMQRLFVGGMTAGATKG from the coding sequence ATGAGCACGAGCGCCGCCCCCAAGCGCCCCGGTCTGCCGCTGCCCCTGATCTGGCTCGGCTCGCTCGTGCTCGTCCTTGTCTGCCTGTTCCCGTTTTGGTGGATGGGCCTGTCGTCGATCAAGACGCTGCGCGAGCTCTACACCGTGCCGCCCATCTGGTGGCCGGAGGTGCCGAGCCTTGAGAACTACCGCAAGGTTCTCTTCGAATCGAACATCCCGCGCTACTTCCTGAACAGTCTCGTCGTCTCGATCGGCTCGACGGGTCTGGCCCTGATCCTCGCGATCTTCGCCTCCTACGGCTTCGCGCGCTTCGACTTTCGCGGCAAGCCTCTCCTCCAGTCCTTCGTTCTGATCGGGCAGTTGCTGCCGACCGCCGCGATCATCGTGCCGCTCTTCATCACGCTGCGCGTGCTCGGCCTCGTGAACACCTACTGGGGCCTGATCCTCGTCTACATGATCCTGACCCTGCCGCTCTCGGTCTGGATGCTGACGAGCTACTTCCGCGCCATTCCCATGGAGCTGGAAGAGGCCGCGATCATCGACGGCGCCAGCCGGCTCGGCTGCCTGTTCCGCATCGTCCTGCCGCTCTCGGTGCCGGGCATCGTGTCGGTCTTGGTCTACGCCTTCGTGACCACCTGGAACGAGTTCATCTTCGCGCTGTGCTTCGCCACCGACGCCTCGGTGAAGACGCTGCCCATCGGCCTCGCCGAATTCTCCACCGAGTTCAACACGGACTGGGGCGCCGTGATGGCGGCCTCGGTCATCATGACGCTCCCGATCGCCCTTCTCTTCCTGTCCATGCAGCGCCTGTTCGTGGGCGGCATGACGGCGGGGGCGACCAAGGGATGA
- a CDS encoding aldo/keto reductase, with protein MTPSIPALGLGTFGRTGKEGLAALLAALELGYRHLDTAQSYGTEENVGEAVRRSGLSRDEVFVTTKVADTNLARADFAPSVRRSLDTLGLDRVDLLLIHWPSERDQVPFEDYMTALAEAKAAGQTRLIGVSNFPIEHLKRVRDLLGGDALATNQVEIHPFLQSPQLRDFARSIELPLTAYQPLAKGSVGENETIREIADRHGVTAAAVALAFLMAEGHIVIPASGSRTNLEANLRARDLKLQPEEIDAIRRLDRGQRRIDPEKSPRWDD; from the coding sequence ATGACCCCTTCCATCCCCGCGCTCGGCCTCGGCACCTTCGGGCGAACCGGCAAGGAGGGCTTGGCCGCGCTTCTCGCGGCGCTGGAGCTCGGCTACCGCCATCTCGACACGGCGCAGAGCTACGGCACCGAGGAGAATGTCGGCGAGGCCGTTCGCCGCTCGGGCCTGTCGCGCGACGAGGTCTTCGTCACCACCAAGGTCGCCGACACGAACCTGGCCCGCGCCGACTTCGCTCCCAGCGTCCGCCGCAGCCTCGACACGCTCGGGCTCGACCGGGTCGACCTCCTCCTGATCCACTGGCCCTCGGAACGCGACCAGGTGCCCTTCGAGGACTACATGACCGCGCTCGCCGAGGCGAAGGCGGCGGGCCAGACACGGCTGATCGGCGTCTCGAACTTTCCGATCGAGCATCTGAAGCGCGTGCGTGACCTCCTCGGCGGCGATGCGCTGGCGACCAATCAGGTCGAGATCCACCCGTTCCTGCAGTCGCCCCAATTGCGCGACTTCGCGCGCTCGATCGAGCTGCCGCTGACCGCCTACCAGCCCCTCGCCAAGGGCAGCGTCGGCGAGAACGAGACCATCCGCGAGATCGCGGATCGACACGGCGTGACCGCGGCGGCGGTCGCGCTCGCCTTCCTGATGGCGGAAGGGCACATCGTGATCCCCGCCTCCGGCAGCCGCACCAACCTCGAGGCGAACCTCAGGGCGCGCGACCTCAAGCTCCAACCCGAAGAGATCGATGCCATCCGGCGCCTAGACCGAGGCCAGCGCCGCATCGATCCGGAGAAGTCCCCCCGCTGGGACGACTGA
- a CDS encoding ABC transporter ATP-binding protein, giving the protein MGSVSIRDARKSYGALEVLHGVSVEIADGEFVVLVGPSGCGKSTLLRMLAGLESISGGEIAIDGRVVNALAPKERDIAMVFQSYALYPHMTVAENMGFSLKLGRRPREEIQDRVGTAARTLSLDALLDRQPRQLSGGQRQRVAMGRAMVRAPAVFLFDEPLSNLDAKLRVQMRAEIKQNHQRLRTTTVYVTHDQIEAMTMADRIVVMNGGRVEQIGTPLELYERPANLFVAGFIGSPAMNLLPGRLGEGALTAEDGTRIPIAGTSPAHRGAAILGARPEHIVLDPGGVPAEVLVVEPTGADTHVTLRLAGQPVVGTFRERITARPGDQMPVRLDPERLHLFDAETGRRLEQGGRA; this is encoded by the coding sequence ATGGGTTCGGTATCGATCCGCGACGCCCGCAAGAGCTACGGGGCGCTGGAGGTGCTGCATGGGGTCTCGGTGGAGATCGCCGACGGCGAGTTCGTCGTGCTCGTCGGCCCCTCGGGCTGCGGAAAGTCGACGCTCCTGCGCATGCTCGCCGGGCTGGAGTCCATCTCGGGCGGCGAGATCGCGATCGACGGGCGCGTCGTCAACGCGCTGGCGCCCAAGGAGCGCGACATCGCCATGGTGTTCCAGTCTTACGCGCTCTACCCGCACATGACGGTCGCCGAGAACATGGGTTTCTCGCTCAAGCTCGGCCGCCGGCCGCGCGAGGAGATCCAGGATCGCGTCGGCACGGCGGCGCGCACGCTCAGCCTCGACGCTCTCCTCGACCGCCAGCCGCGCCAGTTGTCGGGCGGCCAGCGCCAGCGCGTCGCCATGGGGCGGGCCATGGTGCGGGCGCCCGCCGTGTTCCTGTTCGACGAGCCGCTCTCCAACCTCGACGCCAAGCTGCGCGTCCAGATGCGGGCCGAGATCAAGCAGAACCACCAGCGCCTACGCACCACCACGGTCTACGTCACGCACGACCAGATCGAGGCCATGACCATGGCCGACCGCATCGTGGTCATGAACGGCGGCCGCGTCGAGCAGATCGGAACGCCGCTCGAACTCTACGAGCGCCCGGCCAACCTCTTCGTCGCCGGCTTCATCGGCTCACCCGCCATGAACCTCCTGCCTGGGCGGCTCGGTGAGGGCGCGCTGACAGCCGAGGACGGCACGCGCATTCCGATCGCGGGCACTTCTCCTGCCCATAGAGGGGCGGCGATCCTGGGCGCCCGGCCCGAGCATATCGTACTCGATCCCGGCGGGGTGCCGGCCGAGGTGCTGGTGGTCGAGCCGACGGGCGCCGACACGCATGTCACGCTGCGCCTGGCCGGTCAGCCGGTCGTCGGCACGTTCCGCGAGCGCATCACAGCCCGGCCCGGCGACCAGATGCCCGTGCGGCTCGATCCCGAGCGCCTCCATCTTTTCGACGCCGAGACGGGCCGGCGCCTCGAACAGGGAGGCCGCGCCTAG
- a CDS encoding SDR family NAD(P)-dependent oxidoreductase, whose protein sequence is MPATYPDLRDRTVLVTGGASGIGEAIVRAFAAQRARVGFVDLDAVAGERLASALSADGGRLHFVPADLRDIAALQRAVGEIRDTLGPVTVLVNNAANDERHPTPTVTPDYFDDRIAVNLRHQFFAAQAVLPDMERAGGGSIVCMSSISWMAGFGGMALYTASKSAVLGLVRSLARDYGPAGVRVNAVSPGWIMTERQLARWLTPEADAMREERQALKRRLVPDDIARLVLFPASEEASAITAQNHVADGGWV, encoded by the coding sequence ATGCCCGCCACCTATCCCGACCTTCGCGACCGCACCGTCCTCGTCACCGGCGGGGCATCGGGCATCGGCGAGGCCATCGTGCGGGCCTTTGCGGCTCAACGCGCGCGTGTCGGCTTCGTCGACCTCGATGCAGTTGCCGGCGAGCGGCTGGCGTCCGCGCTTTCGGCAGACGGTGGACGGCTCCATTTCGTGCCCGCCGACCTTCGGGACATCGCGGCGCTGCAGCGAGCGGTCGGCGAGATCCGCGACACGCTCGGCCCCGTCACGGTGCTTGTCAACAACGCTGCCAACGATGAGCGCCACCCGACCCCGACCGTCACGCCGGACTATTTTGACGACCGCATCGCGGTGAATCTGCGCCACCAGTTCTTTGCCGCGCAGGCCGTCCTGCCCGACATGGAGCGGGCAGGCGGCGGCTCGATCGTCTGCATGAGCTCGATCTCCTGGATGGCGGGCTTCGGCGGCATGGCGCTCTACACAGCGTCGAAATCCGCCGTGCTCGGCCTCGTGCGCTCGCTCGCCCGCGACTACGGACCGGCGGGCGTGCGCGTTAACGCCGTCTCGCCCGGCTGGATCATGACCGAGCGCCAGCTCGCGCGCTGGCTGACGCCCGAGGCCGACGCCATGCGCGAGGAACGCCAGGCACTGAAGCGCCGGCTCGTGCCCGACGACATCGCTCGCCTCGTCCTGTTTCCCGCCTCCGAGGAGGCCAGCGCCATCACCGCGCAGAACCACGTCGCCGACGGCGGCTGGGTCTGA
- a CDS encoding dimethylmenaquinone methyltransferase — protein MQSPSDIQPIIRPPRAWCDALAAIGTATCSSELSLMGIRDAQIHGPRPLKLGRSVAGPALTLQMMPKREDLYGSNEYENPEVQLHRHVLYPAEAGDMVVVDARGDMASGIFGEMMLTFLAGRGGSGVVVDGCIRDSAKARALDLGIWVKGVTPNYHAQTNLIPFAVNVPVACGGALVMPGDIIVADDDGVVVVPVAMAEQLIKGASQHVEWEEFARLRLSQGGDLRKYYPLTEAVQDEYLAWRAANQG, from the coding sequence ATGCAGTCACCATCCGACATCCAGCCGATCATCCGTCCACCGCGCGCTTGGTGCGACGCGCTCGCCGCGATCGGTACGGCGACCTGCAGCAGCGAGCTCAGCCTCATGGGCATCCGCGATGCGCAAATTCACGGGCCGCGCCCGTTGAAGCTCGGTCGCTCGGTGGCGGGCCCCGCGCTCACGCTCCAGATGATGCCGAAGCGCGAGGATCTCTACGGCTCGAACGAGTACGAGAACCCGGAGGTCCAGCTCCATCGCCACGTTCTGTATCCTGCGGAGGCCGGCGACATGGTGGTGGTTGACGCCCGCGGCGACATGGCGAGCGGCATCTTCGGCGAGATGATGCTGACCTTCCTCGCGGGCCGCGGCGGGTCGGGCGTGGTGGTGGACGGCTGCATCCGCGATTCAGCCAAGGCGCGCGCGCTCGACCTCGGCATCTGGGTGAAGGGCGTGACGCCGAACTACCATGCGCAGACGAACCTCATCCCCTTCGCCGTCAACGTGCCGGTCGCCTGCGGCGGGGCGCTCGTCATGCCGGGCGACATCATCGTGGCCGACGACGACGGCGTAGTGGTGGTGCCAGTCGCCATGGCCGAGCAGCTGATTAAGGGCGCGAGCCAGCACGTCGAGTGGGAGGAGTTCGCACGCCTGCGCCTGTCGCAGGGCGGGGACCTGCGCAAGTACTATCCCCTAACCGAGGCCGTGCAGGACGAGTATCTTGCTTGGCGTGCCGCCAACCAGGGTTGA
- a CDS encoding SDR family oxidoreductase: protein MPLGRWGTPEDVAGAVLFLCSPEAAFVTGATRTVDGGYSVA from the coding sequence ATGCCGCTCGGGCGATGGGGCACGCCAGAGGACGTTGCGGGCGCGGTCCTTTTCCTTTGCTCACCCGAGGCGGCCTTCGTCACGGGTGCGACGCGGACCGTGGACGGGGGGTACTCCGTCGCCTGA
- a CDS encoding heme-degrading domain-containing protein: MTPTLDELRQEEDSLHLSHFDYATAWELGSSLRAKAVEAGLPVGIEVFHGSAPVFLSLLPGSTPDNVDWLRRKRAVALRFHHSSLYMRRLCEAKGVEFAMRYHLPASDFVASGGAVPITVRGSGVVGVVTVSGLPDTEDHAMVVAALRALNEGHSRIRPLVS, encoded by the coding sequence ATGACGCCGACCCTCGACGAACTGCGCCAGGAAGAGGATAGCCTCCACCTGTCTCACTTCGACTACGCGACGGCTTGGGAGCTGGGTTCGTCGCTACGCGCTAAGGCGGTGGAGGCCGGCCTGCCGGTCGGCATCGAGGTGTTTCACGGCAGCGCTCCGGTCTTCCTGTCGCTTCTGCCGGGCTCCACACCCGACAATGTCGACTGGCTCCGGCGCAAGCGCGCCGTCGCCCTGCGCTTCCACCACAGTTCGTTGTACATGCGCCGCCTCTGCGAAGCTAAGGGCGTCGAGTTCGCCATGCGCTACCATCTGCCGGCAAGCGACTTCGTCGCAAGCGGCGGAGCGGTCCCGATCACGGTTCGGGGAAGCGGCGTGGTCGGCGTGGTCACGGTCAGCGGCCTTCCCGACACGGAAGACCACGCGATGGTCGTAGCGGCCCTGCGCGCCTTGAACGAGGGTCATTCGAGGATCCGTCCTCTCGTTTCATGA